The window CAGGCGATCGCGATTGAGGAATCAGGGATAACTTCTACCGCAAGTGCACTACTAACTACTGGCTTAACCGCAAATTTTGTTTTTAAGCCTTACACAAGTTGGTATTCATCCACACCTACAAGGTAGATCCAGATTATGAGTTTTAAAACTTTTGGCTTAGGCCTAAGTGCCGCTGCTGCCTTTTCCGCAGTAGCTGTTTTAGAGGCTCCAGTTCAAGCAGCAAGCATTGCAAACCAAACCCTGAGCTTTACCGGCTCAGCCCGCCTAGAAACCCCAGACGCTGTCAGTAGCTTGCTTAACTTCTCAAGCTTTAGCAACACAACCGCGGGAACTGTAACACTCGCAGACGCCAGTGCTGATGTTTTTGGCGCTGCGGGTTCATCTTTTAGCCTAGGAGATTTAGAGCTGACAAAAACTACCGCCACCACCTGGGAACTGACCTCTGGCCCCACCACCAACTGGCTGACGGGATTGGCCGACGGCATTGGCTTTACCCTTGAGCAGTTTGTGCTTGAGCAAGTCTCTGTAACCGCTGGGCCTGCTACTATACCCCTTTACGTAGCCTTTGTTTCGGGCTTCTTTACGCCGTCTGGCCTAGCTGGCAGTGGTGCACTAACCGCTCAAGGCAGCCTGGTGTTCGATAGTGGTTCGTCGTTCTCGGCGGACATTACCGCAGTGCCAACTCCGGCATTGTTGCCTGGGTTAGTTGGTCTGGGTGCTATGGCACTCCGTAAGCGATCGCAAGACAGCGTTGAGGAAGAAGCTTAATATAAGTGATTCCCTTGCTTCACGCTTGAGAAGCTAGTTGATAATGCTCTGGAATTTAATTCCAGAGCTTTTTTGTGAGTAAAGCAGAGTAAAAAGCCCGGCTTTAAAACCGTACCAATTTTTATGGATGCTTGTAGTTTTCTGCAATGCTGGAGGATAGGGCAGAGAAACTAAAATTTGTAGCATTAGTATCAGGGTTGTATTATTA is drawn from Leptolyngbya subtilissima AS-A7 and contains these coding sequences:
- a CDS encoding PTPA-CTERM sorting domain-containing protein — its product is MSFKTFGLGLSAAAAFSAVAVLEAPVQAASIANQTLSFTGSARLETPDAVSSLLNFSSFSNTTAGTVTLADASADVFGAAGSSFSLGDLELTKTTATTWELTSGPTTNWLTGLADGIGFTLEQFVLEQVSVTAGPATIPLYVAFVSGFFTPSGLAGSGALTAQGSLVFDSGSSFSADITAVPTPALLPGLVGLGAMALRKRSQDSVEEEA